One Mycolicibacterium pulveris genomic region harbors:
- a CDS encoding sugar transferase produces the protein MTKIGTAPRAPWQKSYRLALIVSDVVVVGLSLVAAQFVRLGAPEAMPHGAYFWVFSYYSLLSFIVGGTWLALLAAYRTRSPRIVGAGVEEYRRVFSATLATVGVIAVGLMIFRPEYARGYLAVALPLGLLALLGSRSLCRRVLAGQRRQGKCVQNVIAVGDVRAVRSLVQSLTRGWSYGFAVVGVCLTGRTGGGTLEVPGVGALPVFGDEHHVHDAILKTDADTVALTTTDHFGPEGVRELSWEMDKLGVDLVVSPGVVDVAGPRLTMRPVAGLPLIHVEKPQYSGTKKLQKRAFDVCVSITVLTCALPVMLLAALAIKLTSRGPVIYRSERIGLDGRPFQMLKFRTMVEGADKELERLLDINESVGGVLFKIREDPRVTKVGRFLRRYSIDELPQFINVLRRDMSVVGPRPPLRREVDTYTDQVRRRLLVLPGITGLWQVSGRSDLSWEDSVRLDLSYVENWSITNDLLIAAKTIRTVAAGSGAY, from the coding sequence TTGACCAAGATCGGTACCGCGCCCCGTGCGCCGTGGCAGAAGTCCTACCGGCTCGCACTGATCGTCAGCGACGTCGTCGTCGTCGGGCTCTCCCTCGTCGCAGCCCAGTTCGTCAGGCTCGGCGCACCCGAGGCGATGCCCCACGGGGCGTACTTCTGGGTCTTCTCCTACTACTCGCTGCTTTCGTTCATCGTCGGGGGGACGTGGCTGGCCTTGCTGGCGGCCTACCGCACCCGCTCACCCCGCATCGTCGGTGCCGGTGTGGAGGAGTACCGCCGCGTGTTCTCCGCGACGCTGGCAACCGTCGGCGTGATCGCCGTCGGGCTGATGATCTTTCGCCCGGAATACGCGCGTGGCTACCTCGCGGTGGCCCTTCCCCTCGGTCTGCTCGCGCTGTTGGGCAGCCGCAGCCTGTGTCGGCGGGTGCTGGCCGGACAACGTCGCCAGGGCAAGTGCGTGCAGAACGTGATCGCGGTCGGCGACGTGCGGGCGGTACGCAGCCTGGTGCAGTCGCTCACGCGCGGTTGGTCCTACGGATTCGCGGTGGTCGGGGTATGCCTGACCGGCCGGACAGGCGGCGGCACGCTGGAGGTGCCCGGTGTCGGCGCGCTGCCGGTATTCGGCGACGAACACCACGTGCACGACGCGATCCTGAAAACCGACGCCGACACCGTGGCGTTGACCACCACCGACCACTTCGGCCCCGAAGGGGTGCGCGAGTTGTCCTGGGAGATGGACAAACTCGGCGTCGACCTCGTGGTCTCGCCGGGCGTTGTCGACGTCGCAGGCCCTCGCCTGACGATGCGTCCGGTGGCCGGGCTGCCGTTGATCCACGTCGAGAAGCCCCAGTACAGCGGGACCAAGAAACTGCAGAAACGGGCCTTCGACGTCTGCGTGTCGATCACGGTTCTGACCTGCGCGCTGCCGGTGATGCTGCTTGCCGCGCTGGCGATCAAACTGACCAGCAGGGGTCCGGTGATCTACCGGTCCGAGCGCATCGGCCTGGACGGCCGGCCGTTCCAGATGCTCAAGTTCCGCACCATGGTCGAGGGGGCCGACAAGGAACTCGAGCGGCTGCTGGACATCAACGAGAGCGTCGGCGGTGTGCTGTTCAAGATCCGCGAAGACCCGCGCGTCACCAAGGTGGGCAGGTTCCTGCGTCGATACAGCATCGACGAGCTACCCCAGTTCATCAACGTGCTGCGCCGCGACATGAGCGTGGTGGGGCCGCGCCCGCCGTTGCGCCGGGAGGTCGACACCTACACCGACCAGGTTCGCCGCCGCCTGCTGGTGCTGCCGGGAATCACCGGGCTGTGGCAGGTGAGCGGCCGCTCCGATCTGTCCTGGGAGGACTCGGTGCGGCTGGATCTGTCCTACGTGGAGAACTGGTCGATCACCAACGACCTGCTGATCGCCGCCAAGACCATCCGGACGGTCGCCGCCGGCTCCGGCGCGTACTGA
- a CDS encoding sialate O-acetylesterase, translating into MSAPLPHQGPDGDWPLWRRALTETKCVVLRMLAPKGIDVTPPERGYLIVPVLGQSNAFGMGRGLDLNGQDRPHPRVHQWAMCGPSKGEAVLAVEPLIHEIPGKGVGFGLTFAKHLADETGRTVLLVPGARGDTSFTPKNGYTWDPADTRTRVNLYRRAVAAIDKALTTHPGSEVAAVLWHQGESDVPLTAAPVYQAKLDSLIEDLRARYGADLPVLLGGMAPEEMELSGRDYSKIHAVHVDTPDRVPGTAFIPGPRKSVNSETDRHYNGAGLRQMGHDMWHEYRRMRTDQLARYASG; encoded by the coding sequence ATGAGTGCACCTCTGCCGCACCAGGGACCTGACGGCGACTGGCCGCTGTGGCGGCGGGCGCTGACCGAGACCAAATGCGTGGTGCTGCGCATGCTCGCCCCGAAGGGAATCGACGTCACGCCCCCCGAGCGCGGTTACCTGATCGTGCCGGTGCTGGGCCAGTCGAACGCGTTCGGCATGGGCCGTGGGCTCGATCTGAACGGCCAGGACCGACCGCATCCCCGCGTCCATCAGTGGGCGATGTGCGGGCCGTCCAAGGGTGAGGCCGTGTTGGCCGTTGAGCCGCTCATCCATGAGATCCCCGGTAAGGGTGTGGGTTTCGGGCTGACGTTCGCCAAGCATCTGGCCGACGAGACCGGACGCACGGTGCTTCTCGTCCCGGGCGCGCGCGGTGACACGTCGTTCACCCCGAAGAACGGCTACACCTGGGATCCCGCCGACACCCGCACCCGGGTCAACCTCTACCGGCGCGCGGTGGCCGCCATCGACAAGGCGCTGACGACCCATCCGGGCAGCGAGGTGGCCGCGGTGCTGTGGCATCAGGGCGAAAGCGACGTTCCGCTGACCGCCGCCCCGGTGTATCAGGCCAAGCTCGACTCCCTGATCGAGGACCTGCGCGCGCGCTACGGAGCGGACCTGCCGGTGTTGTTGGGCGGGATGGCGCCAGAGGAGATGGAGCTCAGCGGCCGCGATTATTCGAAGATCCATGCCGTGCACGTCGACACGCCCGACCGGGTGCCCGGCACGGCGTTCATTCCCGGACCGCGCAAGTCGGTCAACTCCGAGACCGACCGGCACTACAACGGCGCGGGGTTGCGGCAGATGGGGCACGACATGTGGCACGAATACCGCCGGATGCGAACCGACCAGCTGGCGCGGTACGCATCCGGCTGA
- a CDS encoding lipase family protein: protein MGRLRVGLAVAAAVVLVAGAVAWAVGTDVFDRGAASAARSDAEPIPTAHLGGSAPGDLISAMTMPGLSRSKAGSEFNAARVVYHSTNGDTGEPTVVSGSVYTPKGAAPQEGWPVVAFGHGTTGIDEPCAPSLSDSLLGMSSMVVGLVRKGYAVAFADYQGLGAPGIHPYLDAKTAGLNIIDSVRALRHTFDDISHKWAALGGSQGGGAVWAAGEQSGAYAPELDLVGVVAMVPAVDVTGLVDKAQEHTLTYYQRPAFQSVVETLARLHPDLNRDDFRSGAAAEYWDVLSSCSGAKGLDRKEAAEALAPGDLAPKTPRAAERLRELLRQWALPQQPLTAPLSVSYGGRDEYIDAQWITDAIARACALGGPVVWDLQPQAGHGNVDISSQYAWLTDRFAGKPVANECTSAAPGT, encoded by the coding sequence ATGGGCCGACTGCGGGTCGGGCTCGCCGTCGCGGCAGCGGTGGTTCTGGTCGCAGGGGCGGTGGCGTGGGCGGTCGGCACCGACGTCTTCGACCGTGGCGCCGCGTCGGCCGCCCGCTCGGACGCCGAGCCGATCCCGACCGCGCACCTCGGCGGGTCGGCACCCGGTGACCTGATCAGCGCCATGACGATGCCGGGTCTCAGCCGCAGCAAGGCGGGAAGCGAGTTCAACGCCGCCCGCGTGGTGTACCACTCCACCAACGGCGACACCGGCGAGCCGACCGTCGTCTCCGGATCGGTGTACACCCCCAAAGGCGCTGCCCCACAAGAGGGCTGGCCGGTGGTGGCGTTCGGGCACGGCACGACTGGTATCGACGAGCCCTGCGCGCCGTCGCTGTCCGACTCACTGCTGGGCATGTCCTCCATGGTGGTCGGGCTGGTGCGGAAGGGTTACGCCGTCGCCTTCGCCGACTACCAGGGGCTCGGCGCGCCGGGCATCCATCCCTACCTCGACGCCAAGACCGCGGGGCTCAACATCATCGACTCGGTGCGCGCACTGCGCCACACCTTCGACGACATCTCCCACAAGTGGGCCGCGCTTGGCGGGTCACAGGGCGGCGGTGCGGTCTGGGCCGCAGGGGAGCAGTCGGGCGCCTACGCACCCGAACTCGACCTGGTCGGCGTGGTTGCGATGGTTCCGGCCGTCGACGTCACCGGCCTCGTCGACAAGGCGCAGGAGCACACGTTGACGTACTACCAACGTCCGGCGTTTCAGTCGGTGGTCGAGACGCTGGCGCGGCTGCACCCCGATCTCAACCGGGACGACTTCCGCAGCGGCGCCGCCGCCGAATACTGGGACGTGCTGTCGTCGTGTTCGGGCGCCAAGGGGCTGGACCGCAAGGAGGCCGCGGAGGCGCTTGCGCCGGGCGACTTGGCACCGAAGACACCGCGGGCCGCCGAACGGTTGCGCGAGCTGCTGCGCCAGTGGGCACTGCCGCAGCAGCCGCTCACGGCGCCGCTGTCGGTCTCCTACGGCGGCCGCGACGAATACATCGACGCCCAGTGGATCACCGACGCGATCGCACGGGCCTGCGCGCTCGGGGGCCCGGTCGTGTGGGACCTACAGCCGCAAGCGGGACACGGCAACGTGGACATCAGCTCCCAATATGCCTGGCTGACAGACAGATTCGCAGGAAAGCCGGTGGCAAATGAGTGCACCTCTGCCGCACCAGGGACCTGA
- a CDS encoding acyltransferase family protein encodes MTIKPRDTADRLSSKPAARTTGRIIGLDGARGLSAVGVAVMHVAGNFSPNTAAQTKIGIVGMSLIFFFVLSGFLLFLPYVRRLTEDAAVATAPSARNFAIHRFARIVPGYLVIFLLCNYVFGVVYVENPTEQALGTDAGTGTITDPWQLLANLTLVQTYIPEYVFTGLNPSWSLTLEFAFYASLPLAAVVLFTMRRRTAMRPLLLAASLPVLFIVIGFVGKLLLPVVSNYFGVADPEMMQWGPNWVSVYLRSFLVNADNFAFGMLAAIVVVAIENGTVREAAARRVRPVSALALPVVLGVSFALIALGNMFGTSGVAIASALAILVIVAPLSCGQRSRIGEGLELAPFQFVGKVSLSLYLLHFPTMLMLHRFGLLAGDSLGAMCLNIVVVLAVTLAVSAVTYYSVEKPAMNIARRYRYRWR; translated from the coding sequence ATGACGATCAAGCCACGGGACACCGCGGACCGGTTGTCATCGAAGCCGGCGGCCCGCACCACCGGGCGCATCATCGGCCTGGACGGCGCACGCGGACTGTCGGCCGTCGGGGTCGCCGTCATGCACGTGGCGGGCAACTTCTCGCCGAACACCGCAGCGCAGACGAAGATCGGGATCGTCGGCATGAGCCTGATCTTCTTCTTCGTGCTCAGCGGCTTTCTGTTGTTCCTGCCCTACGTGCGGCGATTGACCGAAGACGCCGCGGTGGCAACAGCTCCCAGCGCACGCAACTTCGCGATCCACCGGTTCGCCCGCATCGTGCCCGGCTACCTCGTCATCTTCTTGCTGTGCAACTACGTCTTCGGCGTGGTGTACGTAGAGAACCCGACCGAGCAGGCTCTCGGCACCGACGCGGGCACCGGCACCATCACCGATCCCTGGCAGCTGCTGGCCAACCTGACCCTGGTGCAGACCTACATCCCCGAGTATGTCTTCACCGGGCTGAACCCGTCGTGGTCGCTGACCCTGGAGTTCGCCTTCTATGCGTCGCTGCCGCTGGCCGCCGTGGTGTTGTTCACGATGCGCCGCCGAACGGCCATGCGTCCCTTGCTGTTGGCCGCGAGCCTGCCGGTGCTCTTTATCGTCATCGGTTTCGTCGGAAAGCTGTTGCTGCCCGTGGTGAGCAACTACTTCGGGGTGGCCGACCCGGAGATGATGCAGTGGGGCCCGAACTGGGTTTCGGTGTATCTGAGGAGTTTCCTGGTCAACGCCGACAACTTCGCGTTCGGCATGCTGGCCGCGATCGTCGTCGTGGCGATCGAAAACGGCACGGTGCGGGAGGCGGCGGCGCGGCGGGTCCGGCCGGTGTCGGCGCTGGCGCTGCCCGTGGTGCTGGGTGTGTCGTTCGCGCTGATCGCGCTCGGCAACATGTTCGGCACCAGCGGAGTAGCGATCGCCTCGGCGCTGGCGATTCTGGTGATCGTCGCACCGCTGTCGTGTGGCCAGCGTTCGAGGATCGGCGAGGGCCTCGAACTGGCTCCGTTCCAGTTCGTCGGTAAGGTGTCGTTGTCGCTGTATCTGCTGCACTTCCCGACGATGTTGATGCTGCACCGGTTCGGCCTGCTGGCAGGCGACTCACTGGGCGCGATGTGCCTGAACATCGTTGTGGTGCTTGCGGTTACGCTGGCCGTATCCGCCGTCACCTACTACAGCGTGGAGAAGCCCGCGATGAACATCGCCCGACGGTACCGGTACAGGTGGCGCTGA
- a CDS encoding alpha/beta fold hydrolase, which produces MIRGHLNTAGIALAGLVFAAGAIVSGCADHTSAQAPSAMTGMRLDADYSAAGEAPGALSEAHSFPTIDRRLRALSSLAARVEYTSTSGITGGLTQVSGSVFVPKGEPPEGGWPIVVYAHATTGIESDCAPSLSPTLLGTSNVVTALVNAGFVVTVPDYQGLGVDSGDDGGYHPYLDSTTAGYNVIDSVKAARHLVPEASERWVAIGVSQGGQATWAANELAASYGAGLALLGTVSVSPAADITGFADAAAGGQLTAEQMPALVVLLETLHRAYPDFPLDDYRRGFVKDNWDTLIACDGPEAAERAGLTLQLSGADLVPSTPQALDTLRAHLQRMSLPQHPTSAPMLVLFGGEDALVPQAWTEHALRAACGMGDVIDIQLQPDKGHAAIDVSSAFGWVNARFRGEPAPDSCLGLAPMGAPQ; this is translated from the coding sequence ATGATCCGCGGGCACCTCAACACTGCGGGCATCGCGCTGGCCGGCCTTGTCTTCGCGGCGGGCGCCATCGTATCGGGTTGCGCCGACCACACTTCCGCGCAGGCACCCTCGGCGATGACCGGTATGCGCCTCGACGCCGACTACAGCGCCGCAGGCGAAGCGCCGGGGGCGCTGTCGGAGGCCCACTCCTTCCCGACCATCGACCGCAGGCTGCGCGCTCTGAGCTCGTTGGCCGCGCGCGTCGAGTACACGTCGACCTCGGGCATCACCGGCGGTCTCACCCAGGTCAGCGGCAGCGTGTTCGTCCCGAAAGGCGAACCGCCCGAAGGTGGTTGGCCGATCGTCGTGTACGCGCACGCCACCACCGGCATCGAATCCGACTGTGCGCCGTCGCTGTCGCCGACGCTGCTCGGCACGTCGAACGTGGTGACCGCGCTCGTCAACGCCGGGTTCGTCGTCACCGTGCCGGACTATCAGGGTCTGGGCGTCGACAGCGGTGACGACGGCGGCTACCACCCCTACCTCGATTCGACGACGGCCGGCTACAACGTGATCGACTCGGTGAAGGCCGCCCGCCACCTGGTTCCCGAGGCGTCCGAACGCTGGGTGGCGATCGGGGTGTCCCAAGGCGGGCAGGCTACCTGGGCGGCCAACGAGCTGGCGGCAAGCTACGGCGCCGGCCTCGCGCTGCTGGGCACGGTGAGCGTGTCGCCCGCGGCCGACATCACCGGTTTCGCCGACGCGGCGGCCGGTGGGCAGCTGACCGCCGAACAGATGCCCGCGCTGGTGGTGCTCCTCGAAACGCTGCACCGGGCGTATCCGGATTTCCCACTCGACGACTACCGGCGGGGGTTCGTAAAAGACAACTGGGACACATTGATTGCGTGCGACGGGCCGGAGGCGGCCGAGCGCGCCGGGCTGACACTGCAGCTGTCGGGTGCCGATCTTGTGCCGAGCACACCGCAGGCGCTCGACACGCTGCGCGCGCATCTGCAGCGCATGAGCCTGCCCCAGCACCCGACGAGCGCTCCGATGCTGGTCCTCTTCGGCGGTGAGGATGCATTGGTGCCGCAGGCATGGACCGAGCACGCGTTGCGGGCGGCCTGCGGGATGGGCGATGTGATCGACATCCAGCTGCAACCGGACAAGGGCCACGCCGCCATCGACGTCTCCTCGGCCTTCGGCTGGGTCAACGCGCGGTTCCGCGGGGAGCCGGCACCCGACAGCTGTCTCGGCCTGGCCCCGATGGGGGCGCCGCAATGA
- a CDS encoding YveK family protein: MRPPANVPRIRDYLRLLANGWVVLLCATALSAGAGWLAWQSTPPAYTSTARVFAVTPGGATPVDAYYGHLNSLSRNVTTQQLARSRQVTVRTIERLDLKTSPAELASRITVVGRNSVLLEVVVAGGDPDLTQRTADTVTHNLVALTKEMAAVDTGSAELVVVDAAEPAVRQGSVWQFVIAAGALGFVLSALLVLAYGLLRDRMHGARQLDHVVDEVLTGRDR, encoded by the coding sequence GTGAGGCCACCCGCCAACGTGCCCCGGATACGGGACTATCTGAGACTGCTCGCCAACGGCTGGGTCGTGCTGCTGTGCGCGACCGCGTTGTCGGCGGGGGCCGGTTGGCTCGCCTGGCAGAGCACCCCGCCCGCGTACACCTCGACGGCACGGGTCTTCGCCGTGACGCCCGGCGGCGCCACCCCGGTGGATGCCTATTACGGTCACCTGAACTCGCTTTCCCGAAATGTCACCACCCAGCAGCTGGCCCGCAGCCGGCAGGTGACGGTGCGCACCATCGAGCGGTTGGACCTGAAGACCAGCCCGGCTGAGCTGGCGTCTCGAATCACCGTGGTGGGCAGGAACTCCGTGCTGTTGGAGGTGGTGGTGGCCGGCGGCGACCCCGACCTGACCCAACGGACCGCCGACACCGTCACGCACAACCTCGTCGCGCTGACCAAGGAGATGGCCGCGGTCGACACCGGGAGCGCCGAACTGGTCGTCGTCGACGCGGCCGAACCCGCGGTCCGGCAGGGCTCGGTGTGGCAGTTCGTCATTGCCGCAGGCGCGTTGGGGTTCGTGCTCAGTGCCCTGTTGGTGCTGGCGTACGGACTGCTCAGGGACCGCATGCACGGCGCCCGGCAACTCGACCATGTCGTCGACGAGGTGCTCACGGGACGAGATCGATGA
- a CDS encoding lipase family protein — protein sequence MGLRLVVAAVGVLSVLAGCAPSPPQPPADYNRPPRTLTPPFVGATELPPPDMTDDGPGSLVEVKPLAANDYFTDAGVSAVRVVYRSTTTAGQPADVSGVVAVPAGKAPKGGWPIIAFGHTLTGVTQNCAPSLARGLGGYASAMTVMLNRGYMVMMPDFQGLGVSGPQHAPLDWVALGNNMIDGVRAARRVLPDASTDWAAYGSGQGGLAAWASAIRAVDHGAGLNLVGAVALSPYADLSPLVDIAMNGNLSQNQYRLLMVILQGLSQELPSLDLDAYRSGPASDHWDELTSCAPADPAEAQRLASQLGPQDLRPRDDAAASALRDALSALALPGPSPAPPAPVLVVYGTHDPLVPQAGVALAVKDACAKGDPIVVNRRIGDTTTTNELIIQSSLHWLRARFDGQRPADICVGAT from the coding sequence GTGGGCTTGCGGCTTGTGGTGGCCGCCGTCGGCGTGCTGTCGGTCCTGGCCGGCTGTGCGCCGAGCCCACCGCAGCCGCCGGCCGACTACAACCGGCCCCCGCGCACGCTGACACCGCCGTTCGTCGGGGCGACGGAGTTGCCGCCGCCGGATATGACCGACGACGGCCCCGGATCGCTCGTGGAGGTCAAACCGCTGGCCGCCAACGACTACTTCACCGACGCCGGAGTTTCGGCCGTCCGGGTGGTGTACCGCTCCACCACCACCGCCGGTCAACCAGCCGACGTCTCCGGTGTGGTCGCGGTCCCGGCGGGCAAGGCCCCCAAGGGCGGATGGCCGATCATCGCGTTCGGGCACACGCTGACCGGCGTGACGCAGAACTGTGCGCCGTCGCTGGCCAGGGGCCTCGGCGGCTACGCGTCCGCGATGACGGTGATGCTCAACCGCGGCTACATGGTGATGATGCCCGACTTTCAGGGGCTGGGTGTGTCGGGTCCCCAGCATGCCCCATTGGACTGGGTGGCCTTGGGCAACAACATGATCGACGGTGTGCGAGCCGCGCGCCGGGTGCTGCCCGACGCCAGCACCGACTGGGCGGCCTACGGCAGTGGCCAAGGCGGACTGGCGGCTTGGGCTTCGGCCATTCGAGCCGTTGACCACGGTGCGGGGCTCAACCTTGTCGGAGCCGTGGCCCTCTCCCCGTACGCCGACCTTTCGCCGTTGGTCGACATCGCGATGAACGGCAACCTCAGTCAGAACCAGTACCGGCTGCTCATGGTGATACTGCAGGGCCTGTCGCAGGAACTGCCCAGCCTCGACCTGGACGCCTACCGATCGGGTCCGGCGAGCGACCATTGGGATGAATTGACCTCGTGCGCGCCCGCGGACCCCGCGGAGGCGCAGCGGCTCGCGTCGCAGCTGGGCCCGCAGGATCTGCGTCCACGCGACGACGCCGCCGCCTCGGCGTTGCGTGACGCGCTCAGCGCGCTGGCCCTGCCGGGGCCGTCCCCGGCGCCCCCCGCCCCCGTGCTGGTGGTCTATGGCACCCATGATCCGCTGGTGCCGCAGGCGGGCGTCGCGCTCGCGGTGAAAGACGCCTGCGCCAAAGGCGATCCCATCGTCGTGAATCGCCGGATCGGGGACACGACGACCACCAACGAACTGATCATTCAGTCGTCGCTGCACTGGCTGAGAGCACGATTCGACGGACAACGGCCCGCCGACATCTGCGTGGGTGCGACGTGA
- a CDS encoding polysaccharide biosynthesis tyrosine autokinase — MEYLRIFRRYWWLIVALTLVGGAGGYAATLLLTPEYQSTARLFVATQNGTSVTEAYQNNLFSQERVYSYADLASSEQVAARAVDQLKAPISPGELRSKVTAMPGEKTVLLDVSVTDPDPAQAQTYTNAVADQLVGLVSELETSRRGGSPAAGLVVVDEATYPTAPTGLGLLTMIALGALIGLVLGIVVAVLAGIVDKRLRGRDSVEGAVGTHLLGALPAEPARPTTTVVDLDGNELYAERVRELRTNLRFAVPPGSGAPPRRIAVTSPSTGDGRTTVAIDLAAALAESGRSVVVVDGDLRGGDLADRLGLDDQRRARAMNRGVSTVIAGEHALAEAVIGEIPVGAHAIALLPAGPKATRPGEMWANDRAAAMFDELARNFDYIVVDTPPLEHYADGANVGALCDGAILLARIGSTTSSALRRAIQALETANVALIGTVATFERVGGRLRRRHHKQAQRDSAQRSAGRERAAGARSVDTDTVAPQKGQLVGSGDSRRANGDAAMGASSRSRHGGSG, encoded by the coding sequence ATGGAATACCTGCGCATTTTCCGCAGGTACTGGTGGCTAATCGTGGCCCTGACGCTCGTGGGTGGCGCCGGCGGCTACGCGGCCACACTTTTACTGACACCCGAATATCAGTCGACCGCGCGCCTGTTCGTAGCAACGCAGAACGGGACTTCGGTCACCGAGGCGTACCAGAACAACCTCTTCTCCCAGGAACGTGTCTACTCGTACGCCGACCTGGCGTCCAGCGAACAAGTAGCGGCGCGGGCGGTGGACCAGTTGAAGGCCCCGATCTCACCCGGGGAGTTGCGCTCGAAGGTCACCGCGATGCCCGGTGAGAAGACCGTGCTGCTCGATGTGAGCGTCACCGACCCCGACCCCGCGCAGGCGCAGACCTACACCAACGCGGTTGCTGACCAACTGGTCGGCCTGGTCAGCGAGCTGGAGACCTCGCGCCGGGGCGGCAGCCCCGCCGCCGGCCTTGTCGTGGTCGACGAGGCCACCTACCCGACGGCGCCGACGGGCCTAGGGCTGCTCACCATGATCGCGCTCGGCGCGCTCATCGGTCTGGTGCTCGGCATCGTCGTCGCCGTGCTGGCAGGCATCGTCGACAAACGGTTGCGCGGCCGTGACTCGGTGGAGGGAGCCGTCGGTACCCACCTGCTCGGGGCACTGCCCGCCGAACCGGCCCGGCCCACGACCACCGTCGTCGATCTCGACGGCAACGAGCTCTACGCCGAGCGGGTGCGCGAACTGCGCACCAACCTGCGGTTCGCCGTCCCGCCAGGCAGCGGCGCCCCACCGCGCCGCATCGCGGTGACGAGCCCATCCACCGGCGACGGGCGCACCACGGTCGCCATCGACCTGGCGGCCGCGCTCGCAGAGTCCGGGCGGTCGGTCGTCGTCGTCGACGGTGACCTGCGCGGCGGGGACCTCGCCGACCGGTTGGGCCTCGACGATCAGCGGCGCGCCCGCGCCATGAACCGGGGAGTGAGCACGGTGATCGCCGGGGAGCACGCGCTGGCCGAAGCGGTGATCGGCGAGATCCCGGTCGGCGCGCACGCCATCGCGCTGCTGCCCGCCGGTCCCAAGGCGACGCGGCCCGGCGAGATGTGGGCCAACGACCGCGCGGCCGCCATGTTCGACGAACTCGCCCGCAACTTCGACTACATCGTCGTCGACACCCCGCCGCTGGAGCACTACGCCGACGGCGCCAACGTCGGCGCGTTGTGTGACGGCGCGATCCTGTTGGCGCGCATCGGATCCACCACCAGCTCGGCGCTGCGCCGAGCGATCCAAGCGCTCGAGACCGCCAACGTCGCCCTGATCGGCACGGTGGCGACGTTCGAGCGTGTCGGCGGGCGCCTCAGGCGCCGACACCACAAGCAGGCGCAGCGCGATTCGGCGCAGCGTTCCGCCGGGCGTGAGCGCGCCGCCGGTGCCCGCTCCGTGGACACCGACACCGTGGCGCCCCAGAAGGGTCAGCTCGTCGGATCCGGTGACTCCCGCCGCGCCAACGGCGACGCCGCGATGGGAGCAAGCAGCCGGTCTCGGCACGGAGGCAGCGGCTAG